aggcaaCTCTTGAGTTGGGTGGTAAATCGCCTAACATTGTCTTCGCAGATGCTAACATTAAGCAGGCCGTCGACAACATTATCTTGGGTATCTACTACAATTCTGGTGAAGTCTGCTGCGCTGGCTCAAGAGTCTACGTGGAAGAATCTATTTATGACGAAGTTATTAACCAATTGAAAATTGCTTCCGAAGCAGTTAAGGTGGGTGATCCATTTGATGAAAACACCTTCCAAGGTGCTCAAACTTCGCAGAATCAGTTGTCTAAGATTTTGAGTTACGTGGAGATTGGTAAGAAGGAAGGTGCCACTTTGATTACAGGTGGTGAGAGATTGGGCGACAAGGGTTATTTCGTTAGACCAACTGTGTTCGGTGACGTTAATGAACAGATGAGAATTGTGAAGGAGGAAATTTTCGGCCCTGTTGTCACTGTCAccaagttcaagaacttggacGAAGTTGTCGAAATGGCTAACGATTCTGAATACGGATTGGCTGCTGGTATTCACACGGTGAATATCAACACAGCAATTAAAGTGGCTGACAGACTAAAGGCTGGTACCGTCTGGATCAACACTTATAACGATTTCCACCACAGTGTTCCATTCGGTGGCTTCAACGCTTCCGGACTTGGCCGTGAAATGGGTGCTGAGACTTTGGAGAATTACACTCAAGTCAAGGCTGTCCGCGCCAAGTTGGTTTAGCGCTTCTGTCTGAGCACTTTCATGAAGTTTTAAATATTCTGTACACCCAGGGGGTTTAAATAACTGAAACACTTTTAACTTAATCAGTTAAAATTGGAAATGCAACCTAATTCTCCGCTATAAAAATCGTAGATCTCATTTATTGTACAGAGGCGTCATAGCTGTCAGTAATCATTAGCGGAACTTCCTTAAGCTGATAAAGCCTGCTAAAAGAATTATGGCAGTGAATAACTAAAGCTGAGGGAGCAACGCCAGTTTGCTCACTAAATTTAGAAAAAAATTCACTTGCAAAGCCAATGGCTGTATCATAAAAGTTCGGCGTTTCAATGCTATCTGAAGGTGGCGCCCTAGGCAATCTAGCACCGTTGAGAAGTTTTGAGTGCAGCTGTGCATCCtgaaacttcttcttgggAAGGAGAGTAGCAACTTTTCGGCTTCTTCTATGTGATTACCGACATAGATATTGTCAAGTATGAGATCGGAACTTCCACTCCAAAACTCAAACACAATTGCCCCTATTGGATTCTCTCACTTGGCAGGTACCGAATCTTCATAGTAGTCAGGATTTTCGATTGAGTGAGGCCCCCAATTTCCCTGGTAACCAGGGTTTGGGATCATCGGTGGTTCCCAGGGCGCTTTGTATTTAGGATTTCGAAGCAATCGAGGTATCCACTGGCCACAACCAGAAATCTTCTTGCATTCTGGGTTACCAATCATTGGCGCAATCCAAATGCCGAATTTATCGTCAACCCACCATTGGGGCCTTTGCTGGCTACTGTTGGGAATCAACGAGGGCAATGATTCATCCCAATCATCAGGTTTTACGTCGTTCTCGTCTGGAATCTGCGGAGGTTCTGATTCATCCTAGTCTTCGGGCTTCACAGCCTGGGAATCCGGTATATATTGACGATCATCCCAATGGAGCGGCTTAACCGCACAAGGATAGGAATGTGTCTCGGAGGATTAGACCCTGGATTGAATGTACCTTCTTCCAGAAAATTTGCGGCCTTGACCACGGAGCCATCGACTCTTATTTCAAACTCCTTTCTGGCGCCCTTCAGCCAAAATGTATACAGATGAGCCACCGAAACGTCATTCAATTGCGATAATGGTGCCTGTTTTAGAAGCTTCAATTCTGGCTTCATCGTTCTGGGGTTCGTCTTCTTTGATACCCAAACGTATTTCATCGGTATATGGAGGGCACATGTCTGGACCGAATAGCAGTTCTAGGACTGGGGAATTACCATTGTTTTTAGTGAGATCTGTGGCCGATGGCAGTAGCTTTAGGAACCACCTCCGCATTTCAAATCAGTTTGCAATTGAACTTCATATTGCACAACCAGGTCGTCGTCAGCTTCGAGTTGAACTGGCGTGGGTAATTTTGCTGCCAATCATTGCGGCAACATTCGATTTTTCAGAACCAAGCCTTGGTCACCTTTGAGGGCTTTCAGTACATGAGGCTCCTCAATGTCCATTCACCGAGATATTGCTTGCTGAACTCAGAAGTCGTCCGATCCATGACCTTGAATTGAAATGACAGCCATCTTTTTCCTAAACAATCCTTGCCAGTGTAGTCCTGGAAGTCTTCCCAATATGAGTCTACCGAGAGGTTGACGTTCCCCAACGTAAAGTTGTAGGTTCGCACTTCAAGGCTGTCACTCCCTTGTTCAAAGGCAAGTGCAATTGCGAGCAAGATCCCGCTTGAAACTACAAGTTTGGGTGTATTTTCAAGCACATTGGCTAATTGATCGTCGAAGCGCTTCAAGTATAACTCTTGAGCGATAGTCggatcaagaagcagatcCTTGCGCGATCGATGCAAGTTCGCCCATGATTAAAACCAACTATACTACAATGCATAGATAAAAACCATTACTATTACTTCCCCCCTACACTTCGACGTCGTCAGTCAAAACGCTAAACAGATTCTTGGGCGAGCTGTTGGTGTCAGAAATCTTGTCAGAATCGCCCTCCGTAACTTCATTGGGGTCGTCATTTTCCGTGGCGTCTTCGGACGCTGCTTCATGCTCTTTGTCCGCTATTCCTGCTTGATTAGTCGTTGtagttctttctcttctaATTTGCTCGTTTGTACTGTCCCAACCAGCTTTCCTAGCGTTCTGTACATATTTGGCACGGGATACCGACCTCGCTATCTTGCCATCCAGCCTGTTTGCAACGTTAAGAGCACGTTCAAACCTTTCCTTGTCAGCACCTACCACGCTTGCActcaatttctcctttATATGCTTTTTGCTAACCTTGTTCTTATTCTTATTCCGCAACTTGGCTTCCAAAAGTGCTTCATTCTTTGCTGCCGTTCTGGTAAGTATGTTCGTCAGATCTGTCTTCTCTGCTCTGGGCAGTTGCGATAACGCTTTCGGCTCCGGCTCTTCGTCAACAGCACGTCTAGCGGCCCTGGAGTGTCTGGATACCTTCTTAGCCATGGGTCTCGACACTCGGCACTGGATCTCTGAATGCGATGCTGATCAAGCTCAATGACTTGAAGTATGttgagctcatcgctttgaatcgatgaaaaatttcagctcACTATTTACTACAATATAAAGAAGCTATATACTCAAGCGTTCAATTCGTTGTGGTTGTTTGGGGTCAAAAGTATCTTGACGTTGGTTTCCTTGTGGTTCATTAGTTCCAGGAATCCTTTCTCCCAACCGTCCTCTAACTTCTGTTTTCCTGTGATGAGTTGTCTGCAATCTTGCAAAGGGATTCGACCGGAATGAATAGCTTCGACGACTTCCCTGAAATCCTCAACGGTGTAACCGATGGAGCCGGTTAACCTCTTCTCTTTGAGTGTGACGTCCATTGGATGGTAGTCGATAGGTTTGTTCCCCCAGATGGCGACATTCACTGAAACACCTCTAAAGGTTGTAACGTGCAAAGCTGTGTCGAAAGTGGCTTTGACACCAGAGCAATCGAAGGCCGCATCAAATCCGTCCTGTCCCACGGGGATCTTGcgcagttcttcgatgGCGTCTGCGTGCTCAGCAGGGTTGAAGACTTCGACTCCGAGAGATGACGCAAGATCTCTTCTGATGGAAGCAAGCTCAGAGACGACAATTTTGCTTGCGCCAAATCCTTTGAGCACCAGGACAGCAGCAAGCCCGATAGGGCCTGCTCCCATGACACATGCCGTCTGGCCTTTTTGGAACCCGGCTATCTTGGCCGCATGCCAAGTGACAGACAGAGGCTCGACCAACGCAGCAACGTCGAGTGGAAGTTCTTTAGGAATGACAACACAATGGTCCTGCGAAACGGTGACTCTCTCTGCAAAGCCACCACCGGTAACACCAAGCCCAGTGAAACCAGCGTGAGCACAACAATTGACCATACCCTTAGCGCACGCCGAACAAGCTGCGTTCGTCTTCAGCGAAGAGTTTTCCCAACGCTTGATGTCCAGACAGCTGCAGCCCGCCTCCACCACCACATGGTCGCCGGCTTTCACCTTGGTCACCTTCGAGCCGATCTTGGACACAATACCAGACATCTCGTGCCCCATTGGCTGAGGCAGTCTCTTGCCCGACAAAGGATGCTCACCGCCATCCCTGGGCATGAAGATCGGCCCGTCCAAATACTCATGCAAATCCGTACCACATATCCCACACCATGATACATCGATCAGAACTTCCTCATCGTTTTCAATGGTTGGTTCCGGCAGGTCATCCGCGAAATGGATGTCgcctttcttgaaataaGCCAGAGCTCTCATCTTTATTGCTAGTATTAACTACAAAGTATTTAAGATTACGATTTAAGGTTAAGAACTTGAGTGATCTCTAGCGAACACACAAGGGTCTTAAATATCGCGCGATTCGCAGCAGATCTAGGGAAcgagatgaagaaattccgAGATTGAACGTGAACCTAGCTAGGGTCCCAGGCTTTACTTCGTCGATTTTCCCCCAATTACAGGTAGCGTTTAAACGGGGTTTAACTATCGCTCGCAATCGGGCGAACAACCCACGCAGATGGCTTTTGGCGGATACGCCTTGCCGTCTCCAATGCGGATAGGAAAGCCCACTTCCATGCATATTGGCATTGGTTGTCCGTGTTTACTTAAAAAAAAATTATAATATTATACTGATACGACTAAAATTACAGTTCTACTAGCACAATTCGCCGCTGTTGTTAGGGGTCATAAGAACTTTTATGGTTTGATCCTTGTGAGTGATCAATTTTTTGATACCCTTTTCGACACCAATCTCCAGTGGGATTTTATCTGTTATCATATGGCTTGCCTTTTCTGCGTCTATCTTCTTTTCCGCGAAGGCGTCGATTACTTCCAAAAAATCGTCCGCTGTGTAGCACATGGATCCCATGTACCTCTTCTCTTGCTTAGTAACATCCATCGGCAAGAAGCTCACGGGGTGGTCTCCCCACATGGCAACGTTCACAGCTGTGCCCCTGTAGGTGAGGCAGCGGATTGCCGCCTTCAGAGTGACTGGCAAACCAGAACAGTCGAAAGTGTAGTCAAAACCGTCACCTCCAGGAGCAATGGAGCGCAGGTATTCAATCGATTCGTCGTGAGGTCTGAGCGAGGGATCGTACGTAATGGCGCCCATTTTTTCAGCCAATTCTCTTCTGATCAGGGCAGGTTCAGAAACGACAATTTCGGTGCAACCAAAACCGTTCAAAGCCAGAATTGTACCCAGGCCAATTGGTCCCCCGCCAATAATTAACACCGAAGATCCTCTCTTAAAATCACAGACCTTCAGGGCGTGCCAGCAGACAGCTATGGGTTGTATCAAAGCGGCAACATCCAATGGAAAGTCATCGGGAATTTTAAAGCAATGAGACTCGTTAATTACCATTCTTTCAGCGCAGCCACCGCTTTGAACACCAGCCCCGCAAAGACCCAAGTGCGAGCAGACGTTGTATAAACCTTTTTTGCAGGCTGCGCAAATCTCCTTGTTAGGATGCGCTGCGGTTGACCATCTATACCTGTCTCTACAAGTTCCCGTCGGCTCGACCACAACATGGTCTCCGACCCGCAAGCTTTGAACACCGGGGCCTACTTTGCTTACGACGCCGGAAATTTCATGGCCAAGGGCCTGTGGAAGACCTAGTCCACTTATCTGATTAGTTTCTCCATCTTTGGGGAAAAAGATAGGATCATCTAGATATTCGTGCAAATCTGTACCGCAAATTCCGCACCAAGCGATGTCGACGATCAATTCATCCGGTGCCACTATCTTGGGCTCTTCCAGGGCCTCAGTAAACCTAACATCACCCTTCCTAAAATATGCAAGAGCCCGCATGCTGCCTCAATCCAGCCTATACTCAGCAGTTTTTGGTCTCAATGTGTAGGCTAAGAATCATTATATTGGTAATTAATATACACCGTTATAGCCTTACCCATGACTATAAATTATTAAGGGGTACCTCCTTTTTAATCAACATGCGGTGTGATAAGATAACCTGTTCTCCTTGCGACGACGAGTAATTGGCTACAAAGCCAGCCGGAATATTAATCAATTTCGCTGGTTGCTAACTTTGTTTACTAAATTTTATGATTTGGTAGTTTTGATTAACATTGGTTCTTTACAAATCTAGCCAATGAAGCCGCAGCAAGACAAACAAGACAAAGAGCAAAATGAAATCGACAATAAATTAGTTTTCCGATGCACCGTGCGTAATTTCCTTTCAATAGTATTCAATATATGCTTAAATTTTAGATTATATATACAGCTTCTTGTCGCATGCTCTACATTAGAAAACATCACCTTGGTCGAACATAGCGTCAGCAACCTTTATGAAGGAGGCCAGGTTGGCACCCTTGACCAAAGATGGCAAAGTTTCCTTGTTGGTTTCGTTGCTGTAAGTTTGAGCAGCATTAATACAGTCGTTGAAGCAGTTGATCATACCTCTCTTCAATTCCTGATCAACAGTTTCTCTGGTCCACGTCATTCTTTGAGAGTTCTGTGCCATCTCAAGACCAGAAACCAAAACACCACCCAAGTTACTGGCCTTACCCCCGACGTACCAAACAGCACCCTGGCTGGAGGTAGCAGTCAAACGGGCAGTTTCGAAAGCCTGGATAGCTTCGGGTGTACAACCCATGTTGGAACCTTCGGCAACAAACTTGACTCCAGCGGCAACCAGTGCCTTGGCTTCGTCACCAGAAACTTCGTTTTGAGTGGCACATGGCAAAGCGATGTCAACCTTACCAGCGTGGGTCCATGGACGAGCACCAGCCACATATTGGACCTTGTTCTCAGCGAAAGCAGAGAATTCACCAACGATTTCTTCTAGGCTCTTGAATTTGATCTTAGCATCTGCAATAGCGCTGACTTGTTCGGAGGTAATACCGGACTCGGAGATGATACAACCCTTGGAGTCAGACAAAGAGACAACCTTACCGCCGAGCTCGATGACCTTCAAGGCAGCGTATTGAGCAACATTACCACTGCCTGAGATGGCAACACGCTTACCTTCGAAGGATTCCTTTCCTTTTGTAGCGTAGTCAATCATAGCTTGGGTGAAGTAGATGACACCGTAACCAGTGGCTTCTGGTCTGATCAAAGAACCACCCCAGTTCAAGCCCTTACCAGTCAAGACACCTTCCCAGGAGTTTCTGTAAGCTCTGTAAGCACCGAACAGGTAACCGATTTCACGACCACCGACACCAATGTCACCTGCTGGCACATCGGTATCTTGACCAATGTGTTTGCTCAATTCTCTCATGAAAGAGGAACAGATTCTCCTGATTTCGTTATCGGATCTGCCTTTCAAGTCGACACAAAGACCACCCTTGGCACCACCCATGTCCAAACCGGTCAACGcattcttgaagatctgctcaaaacccaaaaacttcaagatGGATAGGTTGACGGTTGGGTGGAAACGCAAGCCACCTTTGTAAGGACCCTTAGCAGAGTTGTACTGCACTCTGAAACCGGTGGCCACTTCTTGCTCACCCTTGTCGTTCTCCCAGGAGACTCTGAACTGAATGATTCTCTCTGGCACGGCGACAATCTTCAGCACCTTCTCATACTCTGGCTTGACTTGGAAAAGAGTCGAATCTCTCAAGGAAGAGACAATTTCATCATGAGCCTGTTGAAATTCTGGTTCGAATGGAGCTGCGGACATTATATGTGTTAATTGAGAAACGTGAAAACCTTGGGCTTGTGGAGAAATAATTTAAGAAGAGAAGACGCACCTCTCCAGATCTTTAATGAAGAACACAGGC
The nucleotide sequence above comes from Torulaspora globosa chromosome 6, complete sequence. Encoded proteins:
- the ECM1 gene encoding Ecm1p (ancestral locus Anc_7.4), whose amino-acid sequence is MAKKVSRHSRAARRAVDEEPEPKALSQLPRAEKTDLTNILTRTAAKNEALLEAKLRNKNKNKVSKKHIKEKLSASVVGADKERFERALNVANRLDGKIARSVSRAKYVQNARKAGWDSTNEQIRRERTTTTNQAGIADKEHEAASEDATENDDPNEVTEGDSDKISDTNSSPKNLFSVLTDDVEV
- the BDH2 gene encoding putative dehydrogenase BDH2 (ancestral locus Anc_7.2) codes for the protein MRALAYFRKGDVRFTEALEEPKIVAPDELIVDIAWCGICGTDLHEYLDDPIFFPKDGETNQISGLGLPQALGHEISGVVSKVGPGVQSLRVGDHVVVEPTGTCRDRYRWSTAAHPNKEICAACKKGLYNVCSHLGLCGAGVQSGGCAERMVINESHCFKIPDDFPLDVAALIQPIAVCWHALKVCDFKRGSSVLIIGGGPIGLGTILALNGFGCTEIVVSEPALIRRELAEKMGAITYDPSLRPHDESIEYLRSIAPGGDGFDYTFDCSGLPVTLKAAIRCLTYRGTAVNVAMWGDHPVSFLPMDVTKQEKRYMGSMCYTADDFLEVIDAFAEKKIDAEKASHMITDKIPLEIGVEKGIKKLITHKDQTIKVLMTPNNSGELC
- a CDS encoding uncharacterized protein (ancestral locus Anc_7.1), yielding MSAAPFEPEFQQAHDEIVSSLRDSTLFQVKPEYEKVLKIVAVPERIIQFRVSWENDKGEQEVATGFRVQYNSAKGPYKGGLRFHPTVNLSILKFLGFEQIFKNALTGLDMGGAKGGLCVDLKGRSDNEIRRICSSFMRELSKHIGQDTDVPAGDIGVGGREIGYLFGAYRAYRNSWEGVLTGKGLNWGGSLIRPEATGYGVIYFTQAMIDYATKGKESFEGKRVAISGSGNVAQYAALKVIELGGKVVSLSDSKGCIISESGITSEQVSAIADAKIKFKSLEEIVGEFSAFAENKVQYVAGARPWTHAGKVDIALPCATQNEVSGDEAKALVAAGVKFVAEGSNMGCTPEAIQAFETARLTATSSQGAVWYVGGKASNLGGVLVSGLEMAQNSQRMTWTRETVDQELKRGMINCFNDCINAAQTYSNETNKETLPSLVKGANLASFIKVADAMFDQGDVF
- the BDH1 gene encoding (R,R)-butanediol dehydrogenase (ancestral locus Anc_7.3), encoding MRALAYFKKGDIHFADDLPEPTIENDEEVLIDVSWCGICGTDLHEYLDGPIFMPRDGGEHPLSGKRLPQPMGHEMSGIVSKIGSKVTKVKAGDHVVVEAGCSCLDIKRWENSSLKTNAACSACAKGMVNCCAHAGFTGLGVTGGGFAERVTVSQDHCVVIPKELPLDVAALVEPLSVTWHAAKIAGFQKGQTACVMGAGPIGLAAVLVLKGFGASKIVVSELASIRRDLASSLGVEVFNPAEHADAIEELRKIPVGQDGFDAAFDCSGVKATFDTALHVTTFRGVSVNVAIWGNKPIDYHPMDVTLKEKRLTGSIGYTVEDFREVVEAIHSGRIPLQDCRQLITGKQKLEDGWEKGFLELMNHKETNVKILLTPNNHNELNA